A region from the Corallococcus silvisoli genome encodes:
- the fabZ gene encoding 3-hydroxyacyl-ACP dehydratase FabZ codes for MRDTPTESSRLGVLELLQILPHRYPMLMVDRIDELRPGEFAEGIKCVTANEPFFQGHFPEHPIMPGVLIVESMAQVAGVMLRARSLPAPEAGSKPARPGVMASIQRMRFRRPVVPGDQLRVRATHLKSLGTIHQVKVEALVGEELVADGELMLGS; via the coding sequence GTGCGTGACACGCCGACGGAGTCCTCCAGGCTGGGCGTCCTGGAGCTCCTCCAAATCCTTCCGCACCGCTATCCGATGCTCATGGTCGACCGGATCGACGAGCTGAGGCCCGGCGAGTTCGCCGAAGGCATCAAGTGCGTCACGGCGAACGAGCCCTTCTTCCAGGGTCACTTCCCCGAACACCCCATCATGCCGGGGGTGCTGATCGTCGAGTCCATGGCCCAGGTCGCGGGCGTCATGCTGCGCGCGCGGAGCCTCCCCGCCCCGGAGGCAGGCTCGAAGCCGGCGCGCCCGGGGGTGATGGCGAGCATCCAGCGGATGCGCTTCCGGCGTCCGGTGGTCCCGGGTGACCAGCTCCGCGTGCGGGCCACGCACCTGAAGAGCCTGGGCACCATCCATCAAGTGAAGGTCGAAGCACTCGTGGGCGAAGAACTCGTCGCCGACGGCGAGCTGATGCTCGGCTCCTAG
- a CDS encoding acyl carrier protein, translating to MSQRCAALSPSFAETNAGAGADTLGFTPDTATVAEFKADTVRVIPVPGVGPSGNSDLAGDLRGRKYSRLEKNGLNRSWRDIASPTVMSDVLDTLTLQRKEQSMQVDINELKAGLKSMIVDRLRLSIAPASIPDGAPLFGSGTAEFAGLALDSVEALEIVVGIEEKWGVVIADDSVSKEFYSIDTLAALVSRLLAEGGKKAASA from the coding sequence TTGAGCCAGCGCTGCGCTGCGCTGAGTCCCTCCTTCGCGGAGACCAACGCGGGCGCGGGGGCGGACACCCTGGGCTTCACGCCAGACACCGCGACGGTCGCCGAGTTCAAGGCGGACACCGTACGGGTCATTCCAGTCCCTGGAGTGGGTCCTTCAGGCAACTCCGACCTCGCTGGAGACCTGCGCGGGCGCAAATACTCGCGTCTTGAGAAAAATGGACTGAACAGGTCCTGGCGCGACATCGCATCGCCAACGGTGATGTCAGACGTGCTCGATACGTTGACTCTTCAACGCAAGGAGCAGTCGATGCAGGTAGACATCAACGAACTGAAGGCCGGATTGAAGTCGATGATTGTGGATCGCCTGCGGCTGAGCATCGCTCCCGCGAGCATCCCAGACGGCGCGCCGTTGTTCGGAAGCGGCACCGCCGAGTTCGCGGGCCTGGCGCTCGACAGCGTCGAGGCGCTGGAGATCGTCGTCGGCATCGAGGAGAAGTGGGGCGTCGTCATCGCGGACGACAGCGTGTCCAAGGAGTTCTACTCCATCGACACGCTCGCGGCGCTGGTCAGCCGGTTGCTCGCCGAGGGCGGCAAGAAGGCCGCCAGTGCGTGA
- a CDS encoding ArsR/SmtB family transcription factor, giving the protein MPAPSALDRTLAALADPTRRGVVDRLRRRPHPAGELAAAFDMSPPAMSRHLRVLRQTGLVEEHADADDARVRVYSLRPEPFSALRGWLDEVESCWAEPLDGFKAHAERTRGTKPPRGRKS; this is encoded by the coding sequence ATGCCCGCCCCCTCCGCGCTCGACCGCACCCTGGCCGCCCTCGCGGACCCCACGCGCCGGGGCGTGGTGGACCGGCTGCGGCGGCGGCCCCACCCCGCCGGTGAGCTGGCCGCCGCGTTCGACATGAGCCCGCCGGCCATGTCCCGCCACCTGCGCGTGCTCCGTCAGACGGGGCTGGTGGAGGAGCACGCCGACGCGGACGACGCCCGCGTGCGCGTCTACAGCCTGCGCCCGGAGCCCTTCTCCGCCCTGCGCGGCTGGCTGGACGAGGTGGAGTCCTGTTGGGCGGAGCCGCTGGACGGCTTCAAGGCCCATGCGGAGCGCACGCGGGGCACGAAGCCACCGCGAGGCCGCAAGTCCTGA
- a CDS encoding VOC family protein, with protein MKQTPKGWPRISSSLFYEDASAAIDWLERAFGFQTRLKVEGPGNTVKHSELVYGDGVIMVSSARQHDAHHSPRPHGGLNTQTLMVYVDDVDAHCAHARAAGAVIIQEPETKNYGDDWGTNRTYGATDSEGHRWWFTQRVAGPA; from the coding sequence ATGAAGCAGACGCCCAAGGGCTGGCCGCGCATCTCCTCCAGCCTCTTCTACGAGGACGCCTCCGCCGCCATCGACTGGCTGGAGCGCGCCTTCGGCTTCCAGACACGGCTCAAGGTAGAGGGCCCGGGCAACACCGTGAAGCACTCGGAGCTGGTCTACGGCGACGGCGTCATCATGGTGAGCTCCGCCCGGCAGCACGACGCCCATCACAGCCCCCGTCCTCACGGCGGCCTCAACACCCAGACGCTGATGGTCTACGTGGACGACGTGGACGCCCACTGCGCCCACGCGCGCGCGGCCGGCGCCGTCATCATCCAGGAGCCCGAGACCAAGAACTACGGCGACGACTGGGGCACCAACCGCACCTATGGCGCCACGGACTCCGAAGGCCACCGCTGGTGGTTCACCCAGCGCGTCGCCGGTCCGGCGTAG
- a CDS encoding class I SAM-dependent methyltransferase, with product MAHEHSVHLHGFGADRAAHYDQQASVSLAGVHAAYELGVSALTACLDGQEAASLLYVGLGTGAELMPYARFGVPGWRFTGVEPSDAMLEVARKRLEAEGMLSRTHLHQGALGTLPEGPLFDGAQVMGVLHHVEGEEARVELLREVARRLKPGAPLVLGCRIGMDPELMNVELRRLRAYGIPPETLEQRRKQFALMRPIESDAALFAMFAKVGLVTPRPIFVALQYKVFLARFDPGAAR from the coding sequence ATGGCTCACGAACACTCCGTCCACCTGCATGGCTTTGGCGCGGATCGCGCCGCCCACTACGACCAGCAGGCGTCGGTCAGCCTGGCGGGTGTCCACGCGGCGTACGAGCTTGGTGTCAGCGCGCTGACCGCATGTCTCGACGGACAGGAGGCGGCGTCGTTGCTGTACGTGGGGTTGGGCACGGGCGCGGAGTTGATGCCCTATGCGCGCTTCGGCGTGCCGGGATGGCGCTTCACGGGAGTGGAGCCGTCCGACGCCATGCTCGAGGTCGCCCGCAAGCGCCTGGAGGCGGAGGGGATGCTGTCGCGCACGCACCTGCATCAGGGAGCGCTGGGCACGCTGCCCGAGGGCCCCTTGTTCGACGGCGCGCAGGTGATGGGGGTCCTTCACCACGTGGAGGGCGAGGAGGCCCGGGTGGAGCTGCTGCGGGAGGTGGCGCGGCGGCTCAAGCCCGGGGCGCCCCTGGTCCTGGGCTGCCGGATTGGCATGGACCCCGAGCTGATGAACGTGGAGCTGCGGCGGCTGCGGGCCTATGGAATCCCTCCGGAGACGCTGGAGCAGCGGCGCAAGCAATTCGCGCTGATGCGGCCCATCGAATCCGATGCGGCCCTGTTCGCGATGTTCGCGAAGGTCGGGCTGGTGACGCCGCGCCCGATTTTCGTCGCGCTTCAGTACAAGGTCTTCCTCGCGCGCTTCGACCCTGGCGCCGCGCGCTGA
- a CDS encoding c-type cytochrome produces MNLRSLPLAYLAGAAVLLATAGGGFVLFRDADVLAVRFSPPGVLAPTKRSLETPRDAVEHFQCNRCHVVPGVEPASARLGENCVTCHQAISAGRLDFWYKEEEVQRWKQHLLHLVRTPDLGSLSQRVKRGWLIGWLQAPHVVRPLYGATMPRMKIGPRDAELIADFFAVTEEETGERASGDVAAGRALYAKNACASCHFHGDSPLGSLRFGASDFRAPSARRRAPDLRYVPSRMSLAQLRSWLKDPHRILPDTEMPAFEFTPKEIEDLATFLREPLPEVAAVPRPRYRPRQLEREVHYPEVAEKLSRHLCFHCHSDSARPGDRGPGNSGGFGYDGASLDLATRGGIIRGVKRDGQFRGLPDRLEDGTPRLVASLLARHAEMDGQTHPEVMGMPLGFPPISEEEIDLVSTWIEQGAPE; encoded by the coding sequence GTGAACCTGCGCTCTCTTCCTCTCGCCTATCTGGCGGGTGCCGCGGTCCTGCTGGCCACGGCCGGCGGCGGCTTCGTGCTGTTCCGCGATGCCGATGTGTTGGCGGTGCGCTTCTCTCCGCCCGGAGTCCTGGCCCCCACGAAGCGCTCGCTGGAGACTCCGCGAGACGCCGTGGAGCATTTCCAGTGCAATCGGTGTCACGTGGTGCCCGGCGTCGAGCCGGCATCCGCGCGATTGGGCGAGAACTGCGTGACCTGCCATCAGGCCATCTCCGCCGGTCGGCTCGACTTCTGGTACAAGGAAGAAGAAGTCCAGCGGTGGAAGCAGCACCTGCTGCACCTGGTGCGGACTCCGGACCTGGGTTCGTTGAGCCAGCGGGTCAAGCGCGGCTGGCTCATCGGCTGGCTCCAGGCGCCGCACGTGGTGAGGCCGCTCTACGGTGCCACCATGCCGAGGATGAAGATCGGTCCGAGGGACGCCGAGCTCATCGCCGACTTCTTCGCGGTGACAGAGGAGGAGACGGGAGAGCGCGCGAGCGGTGACGTGGCCGCGGGCCGGGCGCTCTATGCGAAGAACGCCTGCGCGAGCTGTCACTTCCACGGAGATTCCCCGCTCGGGTCCCTGCGCTTCGGCGCGTCCGACTTCCGCGCCCCGTCGGCCCGGAGGCGGGCCCCGGACTTGCGTTACGTGCCCAGCCGCATGTCGCTCGCGCAGCTGCGGAGCTGGCTGAAGGATCCGCACCGCATCCTCCCCGACACGGAGATGCCCGCCTTCGAGTTCACCCCGAAGGAGATCGAGGACCTGGCGACCTTCCTGCGCGAACCGCTGCCCGAGGTGGCGGCCGTGCCGCGCCCTCGGTACCGGCCCCGCCAGTTGGAGCGAGAGGTGCACTACCCGGAGGTCGCGGAGAAGCTCTCGCGCCACCTCTGCTTCCACTGTCATTCCGACAGTGCGCGGCCAGGAGACCGGGGGCCGGGGAACAGCGGTGGTTTTGGCTACGACGGCGCCTCGCTGGACCTGGCGACGCGGGGGGGCATCATCCGAGGCGTCAAGCGGGACGGCCAGTTCCGAGGGCTCCCGGACCGGCTGGAGGATGGGACGCCAAGGCTGGTGGCCAGCCTGCTCGCCCGTCACGCGGAGATGGATGGGCAGACCCATCCGGAGGTGATGGGCATGCCCCTGGGCTTCCCGCCCATTTCCGAAGAGGAGATCGATCTCGTCTCCACGTGGATCGAGCAGGGCGCTCCGGAATAG